The genome window TTCATAAAACTATTTCAATCAAAATTGCAATCTTAACAAAATTTGGAAACAAAATTTctaacacaaacaaatttaaaacaacatttcaatatcaaaaagttgttgaatcaagattttatcgtaaaaataattttaagccaaatttcatttataaaagACAACAAGATTTCGATCGCACTTTTgacattaaaaatttgtttgcttttccaTAGTATCGAAAATATCGTtaataatatagaaataaacaTCTTAATACATGTTTTTAATCTTGAAATGTTCCAAGaatcttttttttaacattattttcgaacattttattttccaaaattttaatatgctatattcatattcaaaaattgtattcctttttttaatttaaatgaaaactcttaaaacaataattttgaatCTAGGTAAAGGGAATTTTATTGTTCGGTTTCTTTGacatttaaactaaaaaacacaagtttaaagatttctttctttaatttccaaaCTTTTCTGTCTGTGACACATATGAAAAATCAGCTACATGACAAGATAAACCCCCACGAGGCAAATGTGTCATGCAACTATCAGTCAGCTATTTCTTATGAATATGGCTCATtagatattaaagaaaatggTTTTTATGGCAcgtttttatgtgtttttcgTTTCAGCATTTCCTCAGCTTGAAGTGAGTAATATTATTTGGACAGTGAAATCACATTTGTGACCAAGTTAAGGTCAATCAGAGGGGGTTGCAAGAAAGCACGAATGAAAACTCATATATCATATATCTAGCATATCTGAATGCAGTTGTGTTTCCAGCTGGTTGTCGACTTCCTGTGTCGCCCACTTACCTCCGGAAAATGCAATGCTGCTCAGCACACATAAAATCAAATGTGCTGGCGACATTTTTTTCGGTTGcctaaaaatattgtttattccAATCGAGAATATTTCTCTTCACACCTTTGCACGTCGTTGGATTTgggtttagtttttttttttgtttttataaataacaagacattaattaattttacttttcagCAGAGAGACGAAGAGACGAGCGAGAGAAGGCTGAAAATATAGATGGCGAGGTGAAATAGGCTGGTATAAAAATCCATTAAGATTAAGGCGGCTTTATAAATAGCATGCGCCTGAACACGCACAACACTTATAgtcacatatatatgtatatatgcatatatatttaaatatgctgCTGGAATACGATTTTATACACTTTGGAAAACTGCACATAAATCACAATTCAACTCCAGcaaaacttaatgaaaaatcTACTTAAAGAGTTTCAAGTATTTGAGCAGGTGAGTTCACAGAAAGGACACGAAATGTGGAGAACTATTTTCTAGGAAAAGCTAAACACACACCGTTCCCGACGACCGCCCAGGCAAGACTAAAGACTGCAGACTGAAGACCGAAGCGAAGGGAATCCAATGTTGTCTCCAAAATTGACAAGTGAGAAAGATACAgtggagtgtgctcgactacgAGATATCTGGtaaccatttttaataagagcataacagtgcagtattatttctaaaatataccgaattaatataccgaagaaaATACtggaatatacaaaaaatactgaaatatatcaagggctatatttggtattttgatataccacatataacccttgaaatatttcagtatttttttggtattttgatataccaaatatagcccttgatatatttcagtattttttcggaatattaatttggaatataccaaaaagtgcaaaatataccagattgtcggccaaagcaacttagTCCCGTAGTAAGTCAAcgtatttcttaaaaaaactTCCActatttttatctgatcgcaaccaaatttacAGGAATCagactgtagttattattgtgccaaatttccaaatattacgcttttgaattgattattattgatttgcggggaaAGATtggaaacaaacttgatctgcgtgcaaacataacaagtgctgttgACATAAAATTatgtctctatctcttatagtctctgaaatcTTGGagttcatacagacggacggacggacggacagacaaacagacagacacgACAATATCGTTGGCTGTTGACGATAATCAAAATTATACTACTTCAAagggtcagagatgcctcctactgcttgttacatacatttaaatgaagcacaacgttataatacccttctaccctatgcgtagcgggtataaaaatatactgaaagatATATGCTGATCTTTTATGTTTATCATAAAGTAAATTAGCGCGAGAGCCGCGCACAAGTGTCGCCGTTGTCTTAGGGAGAGAACGATGAGGGACTATTTTTAAGatatatcatcatcatcatcattcacAATGATAATTACTTCAGAGCAACGTTTCTCCTCTCTCTGTTCGCTGTGCGTGCTGCTTGCATTGAACTTGATCGAATGCATTCGAAATGGATTGTGAATGTGCAATGAGTTCTTCGCCCCCAACATGTCTAAAATATAActcaaaattaataatcatttCAAATTCGCAATTACATAAAGCGCATCAatcattaaatcaaataagcCGCTAACAATTGTTTTATCTTGGCTATAACATGagaattacacacacacacacacacacacacacacacatatagagacagagacagcgacagctaaattgtttttaattaaaactaaatacgTTCTCGAATGTGGAATAAAAGTCGCGTAGGTGTGGTGAACTCGCGAGTCTTTTACTTATTTGGCTTTGCCACAAAcatgtttgctttttgtcgCTATTTGTTGCGCTGctactttttattataaattttatacatatatatagttaagTAGCGCACAAAGAGTTGATGCGACCCATATAGGTGTAGCACACTACCCCCAGTCCCCAGTCCCCAATCCCCAATACCAGCCACGATCATATAACAAATGAATTATCTACCCAGTGTGTTCAATAAAGTAAACAACGAATAGGGAGAGTCGATCTGTCAATCGATACCCTCTATTGCAAATAAGTTGTAAACTAGAATACTAtaacttataaaaaatatactacaaaataggAAAGCTTTTTAACAACGTATAATAAAATGAGTAAGCTTCTTAATGTAATTCTAAATTAACGGTAATCTAATAagttaatcaaaatatttatattaaaaatataaaatataaatgaaaatactttaaaaagaatattataaaattagtttGCTTCTTAATGTAATTATAGGTggactataaaaaaaaatgtattaagataaatacataattcaaagatatacagaaaaaaatatatatatgacaGAAGTTAGCTTCTTAATGTAATTATGAGTTAACTGCAAAATAATactgtaataataataatactaaatattttaacgatacaagcaaatataaataaactgaaataagTTAACTTcttaatgaatttataaattaactataatctaatttaataacaaaaatataaattaatattgaaagtatacacaaaaaaactaaaaagaattttataaaataagcTAGCTTTCTAATGTAATTATAAGTTAACTGTGACAAAATACAATaagataaatacatattttagggataaacaaaaaaaatatacaaataaaattatttaagcaaTTCCTAAGttaattataaatcaattttatttatataataacaaaatatatcaacgataacataaaatacaaacaaaatgcaaacaaatctGTTAATCtatattacagggtattgtAAACTATCTAAATTGCTTGGCGACTTTGTTTAGCTATCATTTGATTGACAAATTGTTTGTCGAATACcacacaaaacaataaaatgttttaaggTTACACATAGAATGAACTGGCTAAACAATGATTGACCCATTGACGGACAGCTGTGAGCGTTTTAAAACGCGCACAAAACGCACCCAATCTGTGACTGTGGGTgtgcaaatgttttttattgagCATTGTTTTTGCAAGCTGACCATTATGGTCAGCTGTCAGATGTATCTCTAGCGACTATTTGTGCGAGTTTTCTtgcaaaaagtaaataataaaaaatagaatCTATGTAACGTGTAGGTTTCTGTGACGTTCTACGCGAAGTGTTCCAGATTCAGACTTGTTGTTTATTGctctatttacattttaactTTACCTTAGTTGGCAGTTGCGGAAATTGCTCAAGGGCATGCTCTCCGTATAAACAATGCAATCGCAGCTGTCTAAGAATCGCATGTGGAAATTTATGTTGACATTTTCCAAGGCGTCTGCTAAAGAgggaaaatgtatttttgagTGAAACTGAAACgaattgttgtcgtttttaataaattaaacttttttgttttatttaactaCAAAATGTTTTGGTTAATTACAGAAAAAAGTCCAAAAGGGTATTCAGTTAATTCAAATGtaacttaaattaattaaattaatttgtaaacaaattgtaatttcGAGTTTCGAGtgctaaaataaaaacagaaacgCACAATAATGACTGATGCACTGGACTCCACCTGGACTCTGAATGACTAAATATGGCTGTGATTGCGACTTTGTTGTCTGTcggttgtgttgtgttcttgTTAGTTGTTCTTGATGCTCAAATACGAGGGTCCCACTTGACGGACATAGACGCTGCGCTCATTCGTCAGATACGGCGGACAGCGGACTGTGAGAATGCCATCGGAGGAGAGCTCGGATCGGACATCGTTGGGATAATATCCACGGGGCAAGACGAAACGTTTGACAATGTGTCGACCCACGAAACTGTCGCCATCGCGACGCTTCTCGTGTTTGGCTTCCACGACAACAGTGTCTCCCGTTGTCTTGACTGTGATTTCATAGGGCTTGAACTGATGCACATCGACGTTGGCCTCGAAGCCATCCTTGCCCACCACAACACGGCTAAGATCGGGTGCGGATCCGACACGCGAGAGTCGCTTCCAATAGGGCAAATCCCAGTCGGCGGCTAAATCCCAATCGCGCCACAAGCGACGACGATAATCCCAATAATCCCAATCCGTGTTGTTTGTAGCTGGTACTAAGGCCATCTTAAGGCTGTCTGTGATTgtggttttcgttttcgtatTCGATTTACTTGGACGCAGGACGCAGCAACGCGTTTCGAATTGAATTTACAACGTTATTCGACTTTTCCGTTTTCACCCGTTTCGATTCAGCGCGTTCTCTATGAAACGTCCGCACGCGATTTTAGCGCAAAGCCAATTAAGCTCGTCAGAGACACAACCAGCGCCTTTTATAGAACACAActcacagctcacagctcagCTCCCAAGCTCAACCTCAAGCTTCCCAGTGGGCTAATGACAACTGTGACGTAGCTGCCTGCTGTCTGTTGAGCTGGTGTTTATCTTGAAATTGTCGCCGCTTGTTTTgatgaggctgaggctgaggctgggCTTGGTGGGTtgtgtttatacccgctatccatagggtagaagggtattatataATTGTGTCTATGAAACGTATGTAAAGGCagaaggaagcatctccgacTCTTGATCAACTATAAACGGTACAGCgatgttcgtctgtctgtctgtccgtccgtctgtatgaacacctagatctcagagactataagagatagagatataattttttttcgacagcatttattttgtttgtacgcagatcaagttGGTTTGAAATgattgccacgcccacttccgcccctgaAAATCGACTAAAATCGAATAACGaacgtaattttgaagctataATCTACTTACTATGTGACTTAGTTGCTTTcgctgaaaatctggtatattttaaatgcagtagTATGCGaatatatcaattatataattttggtatatttttagtatttttgcggtattaagaaaaataccttgttttgctttgatttaaaattagtaGAGCGTTTTTagcccttggtatatttttagtattttggtggTATATTACGATTAtggtttacttttattcaaaattggttGCGCTTATATAGACCTTAgtatattgttaatatttttgtggtatattaatatggtatattttaaaattaataccgcactgtttagattttattcacaatgtgtagcggatatctcaaagtcgagcatacccgaatgtagctttcttacttggtttgttttgctttgctgttggCGGTGGGCCGAGAATCTCAATGACATTTCCTTAGAGGGGTGAACACAATGCTTCCGCGTATTGGAAAGcaatcaaaagaaatattttcgcCGATCATCTGCACAATCCGTAGTACAAAAGTCACTCTCCCATAACAACTCATCTGATTTTTTGTTCAAGCTTAAAGTTCGCGCTCACTTTTTCAAGCGTTTACAAACTTAATTACGCAGCATTTCCGCTGCTGCTATTTTACTTATGAGTAGTCAGTCGATTCACAAATATGTCTGGCCCAAgctaaattaacaaatttcttTAGCGGAAAtccgaaaataaaataaaacaaaacgtCTGAAAACAAACGTCGCATAattcttttcactttttgaCCAAATTTGGCATTTTGACTTTTAATGcggattttcattttcaattaactcGAAACAGAGAAcgagatagagatagaaagatacagatacaataTGTTATCTGCAGCATGTATTTCGGATTGAAACATTTGGTAGTCATAACAAAAGGCAATTTGTATACACGTAACATCgagttctgttctgttctcttGTCTGCTAAACGGCTTTTCGGCTATTGCCATCGATTTGCAGCAAAGATTAGCgacaacaagcacaacaacaacaacaacaacaatgacaacgacaatgacAACAGCGACACATGAAAGATTGGCATCGAATTCAGCTCATCGCGAACATAACATTTATGGGCCTGACCTACCCTTCCCCTTCTCCTTCCCCACTCTACCTTTCTCACTCTTCTTCAATCAGCGCCATGGCGACAAATGTGATGGGGTCgcatttttgtatgtgtgtgtgtttgtgtgtgtgacccAACCCcatttataattgtattttatgctGCTTCtcatgtttttgttgttcttgttgctgctgctgctgctgttattattgtcaTTGTTCTTGCTTTAGTTGAGATAGATAGATTTTGCCAATGCCCGATAGTAATTACATTGACAACGCGACAATTTACTATGCGAAGCTGTCTGCTGTGCTATGTGCCCTGTAACGAAGTGTTTGCTTCGATTGCAGAagagaacacacacacttacagcGCACtacaaacaaattgatttaGATGTTCATAGTATTGATCTGTAATAAGTAagatattcattttaataccTAATCTCatactaaattattatagtactctacattaaaaacaaaatattaacaacttaCTTCATATCACAATACTGTTTGCAATTTATAGCAACTTTATACTACAAAGTGTTAAAGTTTTGCCTGCCTCAAAAagtttcatattattatactaGAGTTTAACTAATTATCCTGCTTTTCAGTCTGTACATCACATCTCAGTTCTTACTCAAAAGATCAATTTGAAATAGGTGATTTATATTGCATTACTTTTTCACAGCCCGGAGATCCAGCTCTTGCTTTTAAGAAGTAATTTTCTTTTACCGAGTTGAAACGATTAATAATTAACTTCACATTgtaatattccaaaaatatttgtagctTAGTTCACATTATAGCtccaaaatataaataactaacTGTATATAAAGAAACTTCACACTATTTTTTTCACAGCTTGTAACTCACAGATTAGTTCTTACATAAAAGGTGTCAATTCCATTAACCGACTGaagaattataatttaaaaattatattactttgcaacatttaaaactaaaactataACATTTATGACTATAACTATCTAAATATTTAACTGCATATtgtaatatactaaattactttttatacaatatttacgtCATAGCTACGCTCTTTCTCAGAAAATATTACTAATATTACTCCACAATACTTTCTCTAACAACTTGACAATCAAAGCCAAGTTCTCGCTCAAACGATGTATCTATTTgtaataagtaaattattcCTATTATCATTCTATACgcaatctttatttattatattgcaTTGTAAAACCTTCTTAGTATAATATTCTTCTTTAACTTTACATTACTCTACTTCCCACACAGTTTGTAAATCATACCTTATCTCTCACCCAAAAGCTGTTAATTCATTTCAAAGACTTCAAAATAtgattcaaaatatttgtttacaatCTCTCAATCAAGTACTTCTATTGTCATACTCTCTACTTGTATATAGCATTACATTacttactttactttatataaTCTTCATGTTTTAATACTCAATTCTAACTTTACATTACTCTACTTTCCTCACAGTTTGTAAATCATACCTTCGCTCTCACCTAAAAGCTGTCAATTCATTTTACAGACTGTCTGCCTTCGATGGCCGCTGTGGGAGTTTAATTTATGGCCATCCACTCAAATTAGGAAGTAATGTTTGTGCGCTTGACACCCATTTGGGGAGAGGTAAATAAGTTTAgagaaaataatcaaaaatataatttataccATCGACAGCAGCCGCATgaactaaatttaaaagcgcagctataaatacattttggtGGCACGTTCGTTTAATGGGCTAATGTGCATTATTTATGCTGtggaaatgaataaaataatgatgCCATGTTGTGCAGTGTAACCGTGAAATGCGCGCACACAGAATCTCGTTTGAAAATCAATGAAgtgccgcaacaacaacagcagcaacaacaacaatgcaaactAGTGACAATAATGCAATGTAATTATagctaaacaattttataagcagcagcacaaaGCAATCGActaatttgtttgattttatggcaaaatcaaatcaaatgcgAAGTAAAACGACCCCAGCGAACAATTCCAAAGGGTGTGGGTCTCCACCCTCAGCACTTTCTTTACGATTGCACAAGACCTTGTGATATATTTGATGCGCTTGAATCTCTCAACTGATTTGCATAGATCGGACAGCCCTTTGGCCATAtggcaattaaaaaacaaaaggaattGGAAACCAGATTGCAGCTGTTGACAATGCTTTTCCTCGAGTTCAATtcctaaaaagaaaaagtgaaTGCAACCTGCAAGGTAGGTGTAGCTCTACTCTATTTGCTTGCAGCTAGTTTATTGCCACGAATGTTGGCTCATTTGCTCGCCACAAATTTGTCATCCAACGGGCAAAATGCCAGGGGCAAAACAACTCACCTCAGCCGCAGGCGAACATCTCGAAAGATTCTCAACCATTTGTTCGATTGGCGCAACATTCTACGTTTGTTGCTCGATTTTATGAGGCCGCGCGGCGCGTTGGACAAACACCTCCGCAAAAGACGCTAGTTTATTGGTCTCATAAAAAacttaaatcatatttttacATGTGACTTCGGTAGTGTAGTGTGTATCAAACTAAATGCTTACGCTTATGAAATGTTAAGTTCTCGCATGTTAGCTGTCGACCCCAATGAAACAAATTAGCCAAACAGTGGCATAAAATCATTAATAAATGGAAAGGCAACACATTAATTTAAACAAcatatatgcaaaaatataatatgtgtaGCAGCTTAATAGAATTCGAAAACATTAACAAGTTATTCCAATTATAGTTTGCTGCTTTCATAATTTCTAAATTGCTCGCTCGGCAATTTCAAGCCGCCGCCTAAAAGTAGGCcatgcaaaattaataatttcgcCAAATCACGTATACGCCGAGTGGTGTGCAGAGTTAATACGCAAAATTGTGTCAAACTAATTACCAGAAATCAATAAGCTACTACTgcacaatatatattttggcaGAAGCCAAGACTCAAGTTGAGTGCATGAAATAAATTGTGGCCAAGTCGCTTACTTAAGCTAGCAACCACACAAAAGGGCAACTTTTCCTACTTTCTGCCCGGTACAAGCGAACTGAGGCGAAACGCGTCAGCGTCACCAGACGACACACTGGGCACACCGGGCAACACTGCAATGCGGTTGAAGACAGCCATGTTGGTGGCATGGTGCAACTTAAACTGTAATTGCCCGTGCAAAGAAGCGACCTCTACACAGCGTTCTCCTCCCCCTCAACCAAAAGGGAAAGTAATAAAGTTACAGTGCAGTGTGATCGACTATGAGATATCTGGTACCCAAGTTCAAGaaaacaaataccaaaatgaatatggcaaaaaaataccgaaatatatatttggtaattcaatttattgttagaatataccgaaaaaatactgaatcaatatactactactaatatcacatacattttatattataaattatttaaaagaaaaagaaatctgcaacaatatttggtatatcaatatactaccaactataaaatataccagtaaGTAATATAGTACAAATAAACTCAAAGCAGTTCGAAATTATTGTTAAGGTattctaaattaatatatcaaaagaataaataataaatatactgaaataccgaaaagtatatttggtatatcaatatactattatcttcaaaatatgccagtttaaataaaaacaaataaactcaAAGCAACTCAGTGTTATtggaaaaatataccaaatctgcatataaaaaaaatactgaaatagcGAAAAGTATgcttggtatatcaatattctACTACAATCGTTGAAATGTACCAGATGGTATCTTAAACCACTACAACTCAACTCAATGCATCTCGGtcttgtttttaaaatataccaaataaatgtaccaaaaatactgaaatatacagTAACCCATAATTGGTCAACATaccaattacaattacaactatattagaaatataccCCATAAATtattactaaaattaaatgctttaatATAACGAAAATTATATCGTGTATCGATATACAACTACTTTAAAatcatagaatacaaaatataccagatttttaGCCAAAGCCATAGACAGACATGGTTATACCGCTTGGAATGCTAATATATTTCTGAAAGGGGGAAAAAAGGTTTTGCATACTTCCTTCGCCTTCgcacaaagttaaaatacccttcCACCTCTTTAagtagcgagtataaaaaggGCAACACACCACAGCAACAAGACGAGAAACACGAATAAAGTCAGCACGTAAAAAGTTTCAGTTCACTTTGGGAAGACAACACAAAATACggaacagaaaacagaaaacacgGAACACAACACGACAGAGAAATGAATAGAGTACGACGAGCCACGTTTCCTTTTGTCCATTCCGGTGCCTCTCTGGCACGCCCACAACGTATGCActtgtttgcatttgaaagATATATTTATAGGCGCAGTCAGAGTGgccaaagcagagcagagcagaagGGGGGAAGGGAAAACATGCCTGCTCTATTAgtctatttttgttgtgtacgCTGTGTGCTATTGAACCCAATAGAATTGCGATCCGcttgaaattgaaagtaaaGCCGAAGCAGGTGCTCTTTGATGTTTGTTGGCAGCAAAGGAATTTTGCAAAAGGGAGAAAGAAGCTAAGCGAAGCGAGTGACAACTGCAGTTCATTTGGAATTCCG of Drosophila nasuta strain 15112-1781.00 chromosome 3, ASM2355853v1, whole genome shotgun sequence contains these proteins:
- the LOC132789658 gene encoding heat shock protein 27, with translation MALVPATNNTDWDYWDYRRRLWRDWDLAADWDLPYWKRLSRVGSAPDLSRVVVGKDGFEANVDVHQFKPYEITVKTTGDTVVVEAKHEKRRDGDSFVGRHIVKRFVLPRGYYPNDVRSELSSDGILTVRCPPYLTNERSVYVRQVGPSYLSIKNN